The genomic stretch GAAATGTACACACAAATTAAATTGAAAATGGCTTCAACAATGACTAGCTTAGCTCAGGTGAAAGACAACACAAGAACAGAATTACTTACAGCTTCCATTAGCGCCTTCACTTCACTTTCTGGGACCTTCGATCCAAGACGAGCCAATCCCTCCTTCAATTCTTCATAAGTGATTGTCCCGCTTCCATCCGTGTCCATATTTTCAAACATCTGTTTCAGCCCTTGGATTTCATCTTCAGGAAGACTTTCAGCAATCACCTATTCCCAAAAAACAAACAACAGTCCAAGCTCATTCATTCATTTGAACACATCAACATCAGTGAGGATATCTCACAGAATTGATAGGTTTACGTACCTTAAGTGCAAGCTTCTTCAGCTTGTTCATAACTCGCAATTGCTTCATCCTAGTGAGAACAGCACCGTCTATTGGTTTGTCTGATGCTTCACCTTCTCTGAGCCATGGGTGCTCTGCATCATGGACAACATTCAGAACATAACATCTTGCAAAATCTAGAGTACACTACAACAAAAAAAGCTTCTACCATCCTTGTTTTTGGTAGTAAAGAGGGAAAGGGAGCCAGAAGGGCACTCTCATTATATCTCGTAAAGGTAACTTTGACAATTTTTGTTTTTGGTAGTAATGTGACGAGATTTGAACCCATGTCATGGGCAGTTTTGATGTTGACGAGATCTGAGCCCATGTCATGGGTACCATTTCACATGACTTTACCACATACACACTAGTTGACCTCTACGCTACACAATCAAAATTGCGAGCACACATACCAAGAACTTGAGCAGCTGTGATTCGCTTTTTGGGATCAGCAGTCAGCATCTTCCTCACAAGGTCCTTGGCACCACTTGAGATTGATGGCCAGGGTTTACTTTCAAAATCAATATGTCCTTGCAATATAGCATCGAATATCCCTTTCTCCGTTTCTAGGGATGAAGAAAACATTACACAAAACCAATTAGCATGAGAATGTAAGAATACAATTGCACAACCAATAAGATAACACATGTGAGAGAATAGTTACCAGCCCAAAAGGGAGGGACACCACTGAGAAGAATGTACAGCATGACTCCAGCACTCCAGATGTCTATCTCCTTGCCATACCTACGGCGTAATACCTCAGGAGCAACATAGTAAGCGCTCCCTACGATATCCCGATAGACTTTACCTGAAAGTTAGCAATGTATAAATGTCTTTAGTCAAACAATCCGAATTACTAATCACAATCCTCGTCTCAATGTGCAAAAAGTCAGCAAATTTGTAACTTTGTAAGCAAAACTGAGGAGTCTAGACATCATCCATGAAGTATCCCGACTTTGATTCAGTCTTCGACTTTCGTTGTAGAAAGACAAATAAGTATCTATTACCGTTTTGAACACATATATACGTAGCTATTTAAGATGATTTTTCATTGATTAACAAAATTGAAGGATTAGCTAAATTTAGTCAATGCATATAAATGGTGAAAAGACGAGTATTGCTGTTTTACAAGAATCTACGGCAACAAAAAGGGAGTCAACATTAAAAATGATAATACAGTAGTACATCCAGAAATGCTCAACATCAGCCAGTCTATGTTACCAGGAAAAATCATCTAATCATTGACTGCACACCTCAAACCAAGCATTTAACATAAAAACAGATGATCACTTATGAAGTGACCCCGCTGCAGCACTGGCAAGGGGTCAAATGTATGCAACATTTACATCTATGATCACTAAGAGGTGTCTCCGCAATAACAACGAATTAAATCACTCACATACTGAGAAAACGAAAGGGAACGAGTTTATTCCTCCTTTATAAAAATGAAAAGGCCAACACCAGAAGCTTAGAAGagtgaaaaataaaatgggtaaaaACAAGCAGATCCAGAAATGCTCAGCATCCACTGATCTATCTAACCATAAATGACCATCTAATCATGAAAAATGTGCTAATCCTGAAGTCAACGCACAAGTAATGAACATAAGGAAGATAGATTCAGAAATGCTCAACATTAATTGATCTATCCAATTCAAACATCCATCTAATCAGCATCCAACATAACACAATGACCAATAACACATAAGAATCACCTCGACTCAGGTCGATTCAGGAGGGTCAAATGTACGCAACCttaatcatcatcatccaataCAACACAAATAACCAATAAAGCATAAAAAGCACCTCGACCTAAGGTCGATTCATCAGGGGTCAAATGTACGCAGCCTTAACCCAAACAAAGATACGAtacgaaacaaaacaaaaacaaaatggaTCATAAGAGTACTACCTCCTTCAATAAAAACAGAAAGACCAAAATCAGTAGCTTTCAAAGTAGCATTCTCATCTTTACTACTCAACAAGAAATTCTCAGGTTTCAAATCCCTATGCATAACACCCATAAAATGACAAACATGAACAACATTAACAATCTGTCTTAGTATTGTTGCAGCAGCTTTTTCACTGTAATGCCCTTTAGCAATAATCCTATCAAACAATTCTCCACCAGCACACAACTCCATAACCAAATTGACAGATGTTCTATCCTCATAAGCTCCcttaaattcaacaatattaGGTTGACCACTCATATGCTGCATGATTTGAATCTCTCTTCTCATATCCTCTTTATCAGCTTTTGTCACCAATTTTTTCTTAGAAATTGACTTACAGGCTAATTGTTGACCAGTATTTTTATCAGTACAAAGATAAGTAACACCAAATTGACCTCTACCCAATTCTTTACCCAATGTGTAAAACATTTTTACATCTTCAAATGGTTTGCCTAGGATTGTGTTTGGGTCGGTTTTCGCAGCGGGTTTTGTTGGTGTTGGAACTCTTACTGGTGGTTGTGATGGTGGTGCTACTGGTCTTTCTTGTGGTTGTGGTTGCGGATGTTGTTGGTTTggctttggtggtggtggttgttggtaaTGGTCTGCTCCACCATTTGCTGGTTTATATCCATTTTGTTCTGGTTCTGATGTTGCTTTGCTTTTGCTTGCACAAATACCCATTATTCTGTCAAAAAAGTCAACTTTTTGATGATTTTGGACAGTAATAAGCAAATTCAAGAAAAACCCAGATGATAAATTTCACAGAAAACTGAAAAAAAATGGAAAGATCACAACTTTATATGATTCAAGCAAAACCCAgatgaaaaattagagaaaaatgATGGCTTTTGGAGTAAAGATCACAACTTTATATGATTTTTTAAGATAAGGGTGCAAAACCCAGATGGTAAATTAGAGGGGGAAATTGAAAAAAGTGGAAGATTTGAGGTGGTAGATCAAGGAGTTGAAGGGAGAGGAAAGAGGGGAAAGGGGGGAAAAATCAGCTGAAACATGTGCTGAGAATAATGGATGAAGTTATTGATGAATAAATgagtgttttttttaaaaaaaaaagaaaaaaagaaaagaaaaggagaattGGTAAGAAAGAGTAAGTCTTGGTTGTCAAGTTGTTGGTAGAGTGGTAGACTAGTAGTAGTAGATGACAAAGTTTTGTGCAAATGGGTACAAATCCAGGCCGGCTAATTGAGAAAAAAACTAGGATTATGTGATTTGGTTTAGAGAAcgtcatgttcttttggactcaTATTTACTAAATTGAACTGAATTTATTGAAactgaactaaatttataggagttgaactaaacttataggaattgaattgaacttataagaactgaactgaacttttGAACTAAATGTCTAAACTCATATGAGTTGAACTTATAAAAGtcgaactgaacttataaaaattttacgctttatatatatatatataattatatatatatatatatatatatatatatatatatatatatatatatatatatatatatatattaatttttctTACAATTACTACAATACATTACAATAAAAAATATAttacattttacattttttttttctaaccatCTATTTTCATATTATCATCCTACTCGTCactttcatcttcatcttcattttcacTGACATTATCGAATCCATCTATTTTTTTTCTAACCAtctatttttttaaaaataatgtaTATAGGATAATTTTAATATAGGatttttttttgcattgatttTAATGAAAAAGGGTACTATTTTTTTTCAATTCGTCAATATTAAAAAAGCGGGTATGAATTTATAGTTAATATACGTTGTATGAACTTGTCTAAACTGAAATTATAggagttgaactgaacttataggaactgaactgaacttataagaactgaactgaatttataggaacTGAACTTAAAAGGGCAACtagaagtccaaaagaacagggtcaAAGTCACAATGTTTTAGGGTAGTGATTATTAGATCTGGTAAACCGGTCAGTCATGTTGGTTTCGCacgggttgggttgggttagtTCGAGTGTTTAAGAATTCGAGTCGCTTGACTTtaggttaaatttattttcagatttgttattatcaagttatttaagGATAACAATAATTTTTCAACAATAAATATTCGGATGGGTCATACAAGACCAGGTCAGATTGGATTCGGGACTTGTTTTAGCTTGTATACCAATGAATGAAAAAATAAGACCTCATCCATGTAACAAAGGGAAGCAaataattttttgtttttgttttgacaaCCGTGTAGAAAGAGTTGGGAAGCAAATAATCGAGGAGTAGAAAAGCTAATAAATTAGGGAAATTTATGAAATCAATTTGGGGATCTAGGTGATAGAATATTACTGTAAATAAATTGTGTATTTACAATAATATGTACTAAATCAACTGATTGCTATAGAGAGGGAACTAGATAATTACAAACTAGGTAACaaataatatgtaaataa from Silene latifolia isolate original U9 population chromosome 5, ASM4854445v1, whole genome shotgun sequence encodes the following:
- the LOC141657054 gene encoding calcium-dependent protein kinase 33-like; amino-acid sequence: MGICASKSKATSEPEQNGYKPANGGADHYQQPPPPKPNQQHPQPQPQERPVAPPSQPPVRVPTPTKPAAKTDPNTILGKPFEDVKMFYTLGKELGRGQFGVTYLCTDKNTGQQLACKSISKKKLVTKADKEDMRREIQIMQHMSGQPNIVEFKGAYEDRTSVNLVMELCAGGELFDRIIAKGHYSEKAAATILRQIVNVVHVCHFMGVMHRDLKPENFLLSSKDENATLKATDFGLSVFIEGGKVYRDIVGSAYYVAPEVLRRRYGKEIDIWSAGVMLYILLSGVPPFWAETEKGIFDAILQGHIDFESKPWPSISSGAKDLVRKMLTADPKKRITAAQVLEHPWLREGEASDKPIDGAVLTRMKQLRVMNKLKKLALKVIAESLPEDEIQGLKQMFENMDTDGSGTITYEELKEGLARLGSKVPESEVKALMEAADQDGSGSIDYIEFVTATMHRYRLERDDQLYKAFQYFDKDNSGFITTDELETAMREYGIADENCIKEILAEVDTDNDGRINFDEFVAMMRSGTQNPGAKLF